The following proteins are encoded in a genomic region of Paenibacillus sp. FSL R7-0273:
- a CDS encoding SDR family NAD(P)-dependent oxidoreductase, which translates to MNTGERRGVLVMDALSGVRFSTVIKNSNYIVRDHRVHGVRIMPGVTLLDMIYRFLQSKGITLRDVELRKVLFSEPVSTSEHYDKKIRISFTEKDGFHEVLAQSQKVKDGAAPGSDWDENLRCELHIHPGSASGRKTIDIPAIKGESRRVEDMDHAYSYVRKIDIRHSDFMKGQGKLYYGNSRILAEITLGELAGEYLNHYYMHPCYLDAATLVQGFVVLQDIDFSQEVHASIPMFIESFRSYEPMKEQIYVYIRDEGYPDGAIKDLMYFDIEVYNAQGQEIAAFKQWGLKKIRSRDLISRLQRADLTEAPEPVPAAALQGMVTAVNTALTPAEDHVPPDSGKEAVTAYLKELIGSLSGIGGEGLQVAEGFYSQGLNSQHLLEIVKRLEERLGTSLYPTLLFEYANIEELGQYILAEHGRAFLQSAGGSARLNGGGNAASAEQGSNVPSVHAYAPHWFERPLARERQTARTEQVLVFCSTNDELYALKGTAAARYFTYVMPGDRRVAGERVYHMDLSAGEDYEWLGSELKRSNCLPRILVCSLTSGALESGVPAWTGNSLDPVFFMLRELLRSKVKSAVKVLYLYDREGEAANPADAAMVHFLNCVQSETDKVSYKCIAMDAESRKRKVQIVLEEAYGAWNGEHSIWYGRNGRKVRGYRKAGLPVQANNETIIRSGHAYLVTGGAGGIGLHLAQHIISRGGRAILCGRAVEAPEALQDTRAESGDLEYVSCDVTDRAAVERLHYYVKKAYGQLNGIFHCAGITRDAYLVHKESGELSQVLRVKAEGTIHVDEVFKDEPLAFFAAFSSVAGILGNPGQSDYAYANGYMDAYMRVREKLRTQQERSGKSLSVNWPLWREGGMPGDSHTEHTLKHRFGISLLETAAGLEALEWALRQEEAELLILPGDESRIDRVILMREGTELYASGKAVAAGRPQETEERAAPTTVKTIPLAGQSDGLPAQPAFVRTAITESPTPDNDLAIIGISGRFPGADNLFEYWELLKEGKDCISEVDPQRWSHEEVRRSARESWNKDASKWGGFLRDVDKFDSLLFNVAPYQAVLMDPHERVFLELAWEAFEDGGYAKSELKGRKVGVFTGAMWMQYQLYNNSRNVSTSTISSIANRVSYYFGLTGPSLGVDTMCSSSLTALHLACQSVRSGDCTMALAGGINLSVHPDKYLLLAQGNFASSDGRCRSFGDGGDGYVPAEAAGAVLIKPLEQAKRDQDRIYAVIKGSAINHGGEASGFTVPNQKAQEEAISEAIARSGVDAGTINYIEAHGTGTSLGDPIEVKALMNAFKPYRTDEFRCALGSVKSNIGHAEAAAGLSAIAKVLLQMQHRQLVPSIHSETLNPHIRFEHSGFHVQRRLEEWKPVTITANSITTVHPLRAGISAFGAGGSNAHLILEQADGQQEKRGHGKPGREEEGPHIFVLSAQTGERLQAYAGRMLQYLNSVNGKDTKPLYGMAAQVKAAIADMQNIPVLEIGEDSSLGELGLGHVEFVQLSSRLEEIGGMRLNASGLDGDFTVQQVAASIDSELNGQGQTNAAIAGEGELELSLRSLAYTLQTAREPMKHRMAIVYYSLEELIGQLNLYFSGGKSGRLFTGEAEKNAVLPSQKNPYSLKQAGTLAKAWTRGAVIEWRPMHGPSLPVLLSLPHYPFARKRYWIDPAEQAPAPAISHQKEAVQYAGSEVALEYIDGNVALIRIQDSQHNNTFTHEVIQGITHCFQQIQNDERVKAIVVAGNERIFSMGGTQEQLLDISDSKLSFTDAPILYRGMLECPVPVISAMEGHASGGGMLFGLYADVVVMAEESVYSAAFAKYGFTPGMGATFILEDKLGKNLATEMMFTAKMYTGAQLKSRSASVIFRTKSEVLQEAVSIARQIAEKPRTTVSVLKRELSGRVLDALQRCVERENEMHRITFTTPEVKEKILHLYRAAEHKDSREQKEFRKEPVLAAKKAATDSDTGKDIKDQLARIISRRIQLAEDQLDEAVNFKDLGVDSISGVEIVRDINELFGLHMDSIDIYDYPTIQLLSAYIGSKRMPEKSGAETQAAPESKEERDLLELLARMNEDELDVNEVAQFLEVYYG; encoded by the coding sequence TTGAATACGGGAGAGCGGAGAGGTGTGCTGGTGATGGACGCGTTAAGCGGTGTGCGGTTCAGTACAGTAATTAAAAACAGCAATTATATCGTCAGGGATCACAGAGTGCATGGCGTCAGAATTATGCCTGGCGTCACCCTGCTTGACATGATCTACCGGTTCCTGCAATCCAAGGGCATTACGCTGCGGGATGTCGAGCTGCGGAAGGTTCTGTTCAGCGAGCCCGTATCCACAAGCGAGCATTACGATAAAAAAATCCGTATCAGCTTTACGGAGAAGGACGGCTTTCATGAGGTTTTGGCGCAGAGCCAAAAAGTAAAGGACGGCGCTGCCCCGGGCAGCGACTGGGATGAGAATCTGCGGTGCGAGCTGCATATTCATCCCGGCTCCGCCTCTGGCCGCAAAACCATTGATATTCCGGCGATTAAGGGCGAAAGCCGCCGCGTGGAGGACATGGATCACGCTTACAGCTATGTGCGCAAAATTGATATCCGGCACAGCGATTTCATGAAAGGTCAGGGCAAGCTCTATTATGGCAACAGCCGGATACTGGCTGAGATTACGTTAGGGGAGCTGGCCGGTGAATACCTGAACCATTATTACATGCATCCCTGCTATCTGGATGCGGCTACGCTGGTGCAGGGTTTTGTAGTGCTTCAGGACATTGATTTCTCGCAGGAGGTTCATGCTTCCATTCCGATGTTCATTGAGTCCTTCCGTTCCTATGAGCCGATGAAGGAGCAAATCTATGTCTATATAAGGGATGAAGGTTATCCCGACGGTGCAATCAAGGATTTAATGTACTTTGACATTGAGGTTTACAATGCGCAGGGCCAGGAAATCGCCGCCTTTAAGCAATGGGGGCTCAAGAAAATCCGCTCCAGGGATTTAATCAGCAGGCTGCAAAGGGCGGACCTGACGGAAGCCCCTGAGCCGGTTCCTGCTGCTGCTTTACAGGGCATGGTAACTGCCGTTAATACGGCGTTAACTCCAGCAGAAGACCATGTACCGCCCGACAGCGGGAAGGAAGCAGTAACTGCCTATCTGAAGGAGCTGATCGGCAGCTTGTCCGGGATCGGTGGAGAAGGGCTTCAAGTGGCGGAAGGCTTTTACAGCCAGGGCCTGAATTCGCAGCACCTGCTGGAAATCGTCAAACGGCTGGAAGAGAGGCTCGGGACGAGCCTGTACCCGACATTGCTGTTTGAATATGCCAATATTGAGGAGCTGGGCCAGTATATTCTGGCGGAGCACGGTAGAGCTTTCTTACAGTCAGCGGGCGGAAGCGCCCGGTTAAACGGCGGAGGCAACGCAGCTTCCGCTGAGCAGGGCTCCAATGTTCCGTCAGTGCATGCGTATGCGCCTCATTGGTTCGAGCGTCCGCTTGCACGTGAACGGCAGACGGCACGGACGGAGCAGGTGCTGGTATTTTGCAGCACCAACGATGAACTGTATGCCCTTAAAGGAACAGCAGCCGCAAGGTACTTCACCTATGTAATGCCTGGTGATCGCCGTGTGGCCGGGGAGCGGGTCTACCACATGGATCTGTCGGCCGGTGAGGATTATGAATGGCTGGGCTCAGAGTTGAAACGTTCGAACTGCCTTCCCCGGATCCTTGTCTGCAGCCTGACTTCCGGGGCTTTGGAATCCGGCGTTCCCGCTTGGACCGGGAACAGTCTTGATCCGGTATTTTTCATGCTGAGGGAACTGCTGCGGAGCAAGGTCAAATCGGCAGTCAAGGTGCTGTATCTTTATGACCGGGAAGGGGAGGCGGCAAATCCCGCAGATGCTGCCATGGTGCATTTTCTGAACTGCGTCCAGTCGGAAACGGATAAAGTTTCCTATAAGTGCATTGCAATGGATGCCGAAAGCCGCAAGCGGAAGGTTCAGATTGTTCTGGAAGAAGCTTATGGTGCCTGGAATGGGGAGCACAGCATCTGGTATGGGCGAAATGGCCGCAAGGTCAGAGGATACCGCAAAGCCGGACTGCCTGTACAGGCCAATAACGAAACAATCATCCGCAGCGGACATGCCTATCTGGTTACCGGCGGGGCCGGGGGGATCGGACTGCATCTGGCGCAGCATATCATAAGTCGGGGCGGACGGGCGATTCTATGCGGGAGGGCTGTGGAAGCGCCGGAAGCTCTCCAGGATACGAGGGCAGAATCCGGCGATCTGGAATATGTGAGCTGTGACGTGACTGACCGGGCTGCGGTTGAACGCCTTCATTATTATGTAAAGAAAGCCTATGGGCAACTGAATGGAATCTTCCACTGTGCGGGCATTACCCGGGATGCTTACCTCGTCCATAAAGAAAGCGGGGAGCTGTCACAAGTACTCCGTGTAAAAGCAGAGGGAACCATCCATGTTGATGAAGTATTTAAGGATGAACCGCTGGCGTTCTTTGCCGCATTCTCTTCCGTGGCAGGCATATTGGGAAATCCGGGCCAAAGCGATTACGCTTACGCGAACGGCTACATGGATGCTTATATGCGTGTGCGGGAAAAACTGCGGACGCAACAGGAGCGCAGCGGAAAGTCCCTGTCCGTCAACTGGCCGTTATGGCGCGAAGGCGGCATGCCGGGAGACAGCCATACCGAGCACACGTTAAAGCACCGGTTCGGCATCAGCCTGCTGGAAACGGCGGCAGGCCTGGAGGCGCTGGAATGGGCGCTCCGGCAGGAGGAAGCGGAGCTGCTGATTTTGCCTGGCGATGAAAGCCGGATTGACAGGGTTATTTTAATGCGGGAAGGTACGGAATTGTACGCTTCAGGCAAAGCCGTTGCAGCTGGACGGCCGCAGGAAACCGAAGAGCGGGCTGCTCCAACGACGGTGAAGACAATACCACTTGCAGGGCAATCAGACGGGCTGCCTGCACAACCGGCTTTTGTCCGAACTGCGATAACCGAAAGCCCGACGCCGGACAACGACTTGGCGATTATCGGTATAAGCGGCCGGTTTCCGGGAGCTGATAATCTGTTTGAATACTGGGAGCTGCTGAAGGAAGGGAAGGATTGCATTTCGGAAGTCGATCCGCAGCGCTGGAGCCATGAGGAGGTACGGCGCAGCGCGAGGGAGAGCTGGAACAAGGATGCTTCGAAATGGGGCGGTTTCCTCCGCGATGTGGACAAATTCGATTCGCTGCTGTTCAATGTCGCACCTTATCAGGCTGTGCTTATGGACCCGCATGAACGGGTGTTTCTGGAGCTTGCATGGGAAGCTTTTGAGGATGGCGGTTATGCAAAGTCGGAGCTGAAGGGACGGAAGGTCGGCGTGTTCACCGGAGCCATGTGGATGCAGTATCAGCTGTACAACAACAGCCGGAACGTATCCACCTCCACGATCTCGTCCATCGCCAACCGGGTTTCTTATTATTTCGGCTTGACCGGGCCTTCACTCGGAGTCGACACCATGTGCTCCTCGTCACTGACCGCGCTGCATCTGGCCTGCCAAAGCGTAAGAAGCGGAGATTGCACTATGGCACTGGCCGGGGGGATCAATCTTTCCGTTCATCCTGATAAATATTTACTGCTCGCACAAGGAAATTTCGCTTCTTCCGACGGCAGATGCCGCAGCTTCGGCGACGGCGGAGACGGCTATGTGCCTGCAGAGGCGGCAGGGGCAGTCCTGATCAAGCCGCTGGAGCAAGCGAAACGGGATCAGGACCGTATATATGCGGTCATCAAAGGGAGCGCAATCAACCACGGCGGCGAAGCCAGCGGCTTCACGGTTCCCAACCAGAAGGCGCAGGAGGAAGCCATAAGCGAAGCCATCGCCCGCAGCGGCGTGGATGCAGGCACAATCAATTATATTGAGGCGCACGGGACAGGAACCTCGCTGGGCGATCCGATTGAGGTAAAGGCGCTGATGAATGCTTTTAAGCCATACCGCACGGATGAGTTCCGCTGCGCGCTGGGCTCGGTTAAATCTAATATCGGCCATGCGGAAGCGGCCGCGGGCCTCTCTGCCATTGCGAAGGTGCTCCTGCAAATGCAGCACAGACAGCTTGTTCCATCCATCCATTCGGAAACGCTGAATCCGCATATCCGTTTTGAGCATTCAGGGTTCCATGTCCAGCGCAGGCTGGAGGAATGGAAGCCGGTAACGATAACGGCAAACAGCATAACAACGGTACACCCTTTGCGGGCCGGGATCAGCGCTTTTGGCGCGGGGGGCTCCAATGCGCATCTGATTTTGGAACAGGCAGACGGTCAGCAAGAAAAGAGGGGACACGGCAAGCCCGGCAGGGAAGAAGAGGGTCCGCATATCTTTGTACTCTCTGCCCAGACCGGAGAACGGCTGCAGGCCTATGCCGGCCGGATGCTGCAATATCTGAACAGCGTAAACGGGAAGGATACCAAGCCGCTTTACGGTATGGCAGCGCAAGTAAAGGCGGCTATTGCAGATATGCAGAACATCCCGGTGCTTGAAATCGGAGAAGACAGCTCTCTGGGCGAGCTGGGGCTTGGACATGTGGAATTTGTACAGCTTAGCAGCAGGCTGGAGGAGATCGGCGGCATGCGCTTGAACGCTTCGGGTCTGGACGGGGATTTCACCGTACAGCAGGTGGCCGCGTCCATTGATTCCGAATTAAATGGACAGGGGCAGACCAATGCCGCAATAGCAGGGGAAGGCGAACTTGAATTATCACTGAGATCGCTGGCCTATACGCTGCAGACCGCCAGAGAGCCTATGAAGCACAGGATGGCAATCGTATATTACTCACTTGAAGAGCTGATCGGTCAGCTGAATCTTTATTTTAGCGGCGGAAAATCCGGGCGGCTGTTTACGGGCGAAGCCGAAAAAAATGCTGTTTTACCCTCTCAGAAAAACCCGTATTCGCTTAAACAGGCTGGTACATTAGCCAAGGCGTGGACGAGAGGCGCAGTAATTGAATGGAGACCCATGCACGGACCGAGTTTGCCTGTCCTCCTTTCGCTGCCGCATTATCCCTTTGCCCGGAAGCGGTACTGGATTGATCCCGCGGAGCAGGCACCAGCACCAGCTATTTCACATCAAAAAGAAGCGGTGCAATATGCGGGCAGCGAGGTGGCACTTGAGTATATTGACGGCAATGTTGCCCTGATCCGCATCCAGGATTCGCAGCATAACAACACCTTTACCCATGAGGTTATCCAAGGCATAACCCACTGCTTTCAGCAGATCCAAAATGATGAGCGGGTCAAGGCAATTGTAGTTGCGGGCAATGAGCGGATTTTCTCAATGGGCGGAACCCAGGAACAGCTGCTGGATATTTCCGATTCCAAGCTGAGCTTTACCGATGCTCCTATCCTCTACAGGGGAATGCTGGAATGCCCCGTGCCGGTCATTTCGGCGATGGAGGGACATGCCTCAGGCGGCGGTATGCTGTTCGGGCTCTATGCGGATGTTGTAGTGATGGCCGAGGAGAGCGTTTATTCCGCCGCTTTTGCCAAATACGGATTTACACCCGGTATGGGGGCAACGTTCATTCTGGAGGACAAGCTGGGCAAGAATCTGGCTACCGAAATGATGTTTACGGCCAAAATGTACACCGGCGCGCAGCTGAAGAGCAGATCGGCATCGGTTATTTTCAGAACCAAAAGCGAGGTGCTTCAGGAGGCCGTTTCCATCGCCAGGCAGATTGCCGAGAAGCCGCGGACGACAGTCAGCGTGTTAAAGCGAGAGCTATCCGGGAGGGTGCTGGATGCATTGCAGCGCTGCGTGGAGCGTGAGAACGAAATGCACCGGATTACTTTTACAACGCCGGAGGTGAAGGAGAAAATCCTTCATTTATACCGGGCTGCGGAACATAAGGATTCCCGGGAGCAGAAGGAATTCCGGAAGGAACCTGTACTTGCGGCAAAAAAAGCAGCAACGGATTCAGATACGGGCAAGGATATCAAAGACCAGCTAGCCCGGATCATTTCCCGGCGGATTCAACTGGCCGAAGACCAGCTGGATGAAGCGGTGAACTTTAAGGATCTGGGTGTGGATTCCATCAGCGGCGTGGAAATTGTACGGGACATCAATGAGCTGTTCGGGCTGCATATGGATTCCATCGATATTTATGATTATCCGACTATACAGCTTCTTTCGGCTTATATCGGGAGCAAGCGGATGCCGGAGAAGTCTGGTGCAGAGACGCAAGCTGCGCCTGAGAGCAAAGAGGAGCGTGACTTGCTGGAGCTGCTGGCGCGGATGAACGAGGATGAGCTGGACGTTAATGAAGTAGCCCAGTTCCTGGAGGTGTACTATGGGTAA
- a CDS encoding type I polyketide synthase: MGNGEMIKEILQQIKENRIDAREGLKRINELKQQAPSAAAKAQISEEAVEQMIKDVLCRIVKLQPDELLAELSFKEMGIDSISSVEIVRDLNDALHIQMDGIQLYDYPTIPELTRYIWNEVRKNGPIPAEAAQEQASTAPEPGTRQRLNHRYEYMNDLIDQFSKSKPGPAASPSSSGNDYTAEASAHYEVPLQDKKAAAAEEQLLERAVPLPLKPLHAANRAEPVREASAPVPKLQLRLNTLDADAAAKAASAETVKQPETAGKVKLGFAGKMAANTVQTVQAAHVAPADAKEGIAIIGMSGRFPGASNTRELWRNLRDGVCSISEVPAERFDIHSLYDGDRKAFQKTYCKVAGLLDSVDEFDPLFFNISPREAEMMDPQQRIFLEEAWKALEDAGYPDQAMQDTRCGVFVGSAPSDYTKHLEANRLGNTAEAFTGTSSSILAARISYFLNLKGPSISIDTACSSSLVAVHQACSSLWSGECEMALAGGIRLMFTADSIVQSSQMEILSEEGVCRPFDNGADGTLLSEGAGVIVLKPLGRAIRDRDHIYGIIRGSGVNQDGRTNGITAPSVNSQIQLEKAVYGKFAIDPGEINYVESHGTGTSLGDPIEVKALTEAFRSFTSDSHYCALGSIKANIGHTTMAAGVAGIIKVLLSLQSRKIPPLLHYRELNEKIRLQGSPFYINTELVEWPVNKKGSRMAAVSSFGFSGTNCHIVIEEYSGGMHAIER, from the coding sequence ATGGGTAACGGTGAGATGATCAAGGAGATTTTACAGCAGATCAAGGAAAACCGGATAGATGCCCGGGAAGGGCTAAAGCGGATTAATGAGCTGAAGCAGCAAGCTCCATCTGCGGCGGCAAAAGCCCAAATATCGGAAGAAGCCGTGGAGCAGATGATCAAGGATGTGCTGTGCCGTATCGTCAAGCTCCAGCCGGATGAGCTGCTGGCGGAGCTTTCCTTCAAGGAGATGGGGATTGATTCGATCAGCAGCGTCGAAATTGTCCGTGATCTGAACGATGCCCTGCATATTCAGATGGATGGCATCCAGCTCTACGATTATCCGACAATTCCGGAGCTTACGCGATATATATGGAATGAGGTGCGGAAGAACGGGCCGATCCCTGCAGAGGCTGCCCAAGAGCAGGCTTCAACAGCCCCGGAACCCGGTACCAGGCAGCGGCTTAACCACCGGTATGAATATATGAACGACCTCATTGATCAATTTTCCAAAAGCAAGCCGGGGCCTGCGGCCTCCCCTTCCAGCAGCGGGAATGACTATACCGCAGAGGCTTCTGCGCATTATGAGGTTCCGCTGCAGGACAAGAAAGCGGCTGCAGCGGAGGAGCAGTTATTGGAGCGGGCAGTGCCGCTACCCCTGAAGCCGCTTCATGCAGCAAACAGGGCGGAGCCGGTCCGGGAAGCTTCCGCACCGGTGCCAAAACTGCAGCTCCGTTTAAATACCCTTGATGCAGACGCTGCTGCAAAAGCAGCATCAGCGGAAACAGTAAAGCAGCCGGAGACGGCGGGAAAGGTCAAGCTCGGTTTTGCCGGAAAGATGGCTGCAAATACAGTGCAAACCGTACAGGCCGCTCATGTAGCCCCTGCTGATGCGAAAGAAGGCATTGCGATAATCGGGATGTCCGGGAGGTTTCCCGGAGCCTCCAATACCCGGGAGCTATGGCGGAATCTGCGCGATGGCGTGTGCAGCATCAGTGAGGTTCCGGCGGAACGCTTCGATATTCATTCCTTGTACGACGGGGACCGGAAAGCCTTCCAGAAAACCTACTGCAAAGTGGCCGGGCTTTTGGACAGTGTGGACGAATTTGATCCGCTGTTCTTTAATATCTCTCCACGTGAAGCGGAAATGATGGACCCGCAGCAGCGGATTTTTCTGGAGGAGGCGTGGAAGGCGCTGGAGGATGCCGGATATCCGGATCAGGCCATGCAGGATACCCGCTGCGGTGTATTCGTCGGTAGCGCGCCCAGCGATTACACGAAGCATCTGGAGGCTAACAGGCTTGGCAACACGGCCGAGGCTTTTACCGGAACATCCTCTTCGATTCTGGCAGCCAGAATTTCTTATTTTCTCAATTTGAAGGGACCCAGCATTTCCATCGACACCGCCTGCTCTTCTTCGCTGGTTGCCGTGCATCAGGCGTGCTCCAGCCTGTGGAGCGGGGAATGCGAAATGGCTCTCGCCGGAGGCATCCGGTTGATGTTCACTGCGGACAGCATCGTCCAGAGCAGCCAGATGGAGATTTTGTCGGAGGAGGGCGTGTGCCGCCCGTTTGACAATGGTGCGGACGGCACGCTGCTCAGCGAGGGCGCAGGCGTAATTGTGCTCAAGCCGCTCGGAAGGGCCATTCGAGACAGGGACCATATTTACGGCATTATCCGTGGCTCGGGCGTCAACCAGGACGGAAGAACGAACGGTATCACCGCACCGAGCGTGAACTCGCAAATCCAGCTCGAAAAGGCGGTATACGGGAAATTTGCCATTGATCCGGGCGAAATTAATTACGTTGAGTCGCACGGCACCGGCACTTCGCTCGGTGATCCGATAGAAGTGAAAGCATTGACGGAGGCATTCCGGTCATTTACATCCGACTCCCACTACTGCGCGCTGGGCTCAATTAAGGCCAATATTGGCCACACCACTATGGCGGCAGGCGTAGCCGGCATAATCAAAGTGCTGCTGTCGCTCCAGAGCCGGAAAATTCCGCCGCTGCTTCATTACCGTGAACTGAATGAGAAAATCCGGCTGCAAGGCAGCCCCTTTTATATCAATACAGAGCTTGTCGAATGGCCTGTAAACAAAAAAGGCTCCAGAATGGCGGCCGTAAGCAGCTTTGGCTTCAGCGGAACGAACTGCCACATCGTAATTGAAGAATACAGCGGCGGCATGCACGCCATCGAACGGTAA